From Flavobacterium lipolyticum, one genomic window encodes:
- the bla-B1-FLAV gene encoding subclass B1 metallo-beta-lactamase — MRKLALIALFLVQLSHSFAQSKNSPLQISHLTGDFYVYKTFHDYKGTLISANAMYLVTDKGVVLFDAPWDKTQFQPLLDSIKARHHKEVVMHFATHSHEDRAGGLDFYRKKGIKTYTIKATDQILEKNKEARAEFVIPDDTLFTVGKYTFEVYYPGKGHASDNIVVWFNKQKILYGGCFVKSVEAKDLGYLGDADVKEWQKSILKVQSKFKNPKYIVTGHDDLKDLTSLKHTLKLVKEYNAAKPSGK, encoded by the coding sequence ATGCGAAAATTAGCATTGATAGCTTTATTTCTGGTACAGCTATCCCATAGTTTTGCACAATCTAAGAATTCGCCATTACAAATAAGTCATCTTACGGGTGACTTTTATGTTTATAAGACGTTTCACGATTATAAAGGTACGCTGATTTCGGCCAATGCCATGTATTTGGTTACAGATAAAGGAGTTGTCCTGTTTGACGCGCCTTGGGACAAAACACAATTTCAGCCTTTGCTGGACAGTATTAAAGCAAGACATCATAAAGAAGTTGTGATGCACTTTGCCACGCACTCCCATGAAGACAGGGCGGGTGGTTTGGATTTCTACCGTAAAAAAGGAATTAAAACCTATACGATAAAAGCAACAGATCAGATTCTGGAGAAAAATAAGGAAGCAAGAGCTGAGTTTGTTATTCCGGATGACACCTTGTTTACAGTGGGTAAATATACTTTTGAAGTGTATTACCCGGGAAAAGGACACGCGTCAGATAATATTGTGGTTTGGTTCAATAAGCAAAAAATACTTTACGGAGGTTGTTTTGTTAAAAGTGTGGAAGCAAAAGATTTGGGCTATCTTGGAGATGCAGATGTTAAAGAATGGCAGAAATCTATTCTGAAAGTACAGTCGAAGTTTAAAAACCCAAAATACATTGTTACGGGTCATGATGATTTGAAAGATTTGACTTCTTTGAAGCATACACTAAAACTGGTTAAGGAATACAATGCAGCAAAGCCTTCTGGTAAGTAA
- a CDS encoding DUF2147 domain-containing protein: MKNWMLTIGVFFLTLGTIQGQGVIGKWKTVDDETGEAKSIVEIYEKSGKVYGKIVEILRENHKKDLCTKCDGADKNKPILGMVIINGLKKDGSEYSGGTILDPTSGKKYKCYIALESADKLKLRGYVGISIMGRTQYWSRVKN, translated from the coding sequence GATGTTAACGATTGGTGTTTTTTTTCTAACATTAGGCACGATTCAGGGCCAGGGTGTAATTGGAAAATGGAAAACAGTTGATGATGAAACCGGTGAAGCTAAATCGATTGTAGAGATTTATGAAAAATCCGGTAAAGTGTATGGCAAAATTGTAGAAATACTTCGCGAAAACCACAAAAAGGACTTATGTACTAAATGTGACGGAGCAGATAAAAACAAACCAATTTTGGGTATGGTGATCATCAACGGACTTAAAAAAGACGGTTCTGAATACAGTGGAGGAACTATTTTAGATCCAACAAGCGGAAAAAAATACAAATGTTATATTGCATTAGAATCAGCAGATAAACTAAAACTTCGTGGTTATGTTGGTATTTCTATCATGGGAAGAACACAATACTGGAGCAGAGTGAAGAATTAA